ACGGCCAGATGAAGAGCCTGGATGAGCAGAACGACGCGTTCGGCATCGCGTTCCTGCTGGCCTTCGTCTTCATCTATATGGTGCTCGCCAGCCAGTTCGAGTCCTTCAAGCACCCCTTCACCATCATGGTGTCGCTGCCGCTGGCGCTCGTGGGTGCGCTCTTGGGGCTCGTCGTCACGAACTACCACGTCAGCATGGGCGCGATGATTGGCGTCATCCTGCTGATGGGCCTGGTCACCAAGAACGCCATCCTCCTCATCGACGGCGCGCTCCAGCACCTGCGTGAAGGCGACTCCGTGGACGAGGCCCTGCTCAAGGCCGGCCCCCGCCGCCTGCGCCCCATCCTCATGACGAGCGCGGCCATGGCCATTGGCATGGTGCCCACCGCCGTGGGCACGGGCATCGGCTCCGAGTTCCGCGCCCCCATGGCCATCTCCGTCATCGGCGGCGTCATCACCTCCACCTTCCTCACGCTGCTGGTGGTGCCGGTGGTGTTCGCGGCGATGGAGAAGCTGTCCTTCCGCAAGAAGCAGCCCCGCGCGCAGGGGCCGCACGCCTCGCTCCCCGTGGACGGGCCCGCGGCGCACGACCGCGCCGCCTGAGGCACCTCACCGCTGGAAACAAGAAGGCGCGGGTGACGGTGTCGTCACCCGCGCCTTTCATTTGAAACAAGGGGGATGAAACAAATCCCGGCCAGGCGTCCTTTCGCGGGAGGCCACCGGCTCCGGGCCTTGCCGGAGACGGGGCGTTCGCGGGCGTCCCTGCCCGGGAGGAGCCGCTCTAGCGAGCGGCCGAGAAGCCTTCGCCGTTGAGCAGGCGAACGCGCGCCTTGGCGAGCTGGTTCTGCGCTTCCTCCAGCGACACACAATCCACGGTGATGTCGTCGTTGGGGGATGCTTCCGACGCCACGCGGGCCGTCTGCAGCCGCGCGATGGTGGAATCCGACACGTGCGCGCACATGGCGCAGCCGTTCTTGCGCCCGTGGTCGACGATCTCGGAGAACAGCTTCGCGGATTCCGGCTCCAGCGGGCGAAGACCCCGCATGTCGGCCAGAACCAGGTGCCGCCCTCCGCCGTAGCTGTCCGTGGCCTTCTTGTAGACGGCCACGTACTCCTTCATCTCGTTGGGCCGCATGAAACCGCTCATGCGGGCAGTGATGGTCCGACGGCTGACATCGTTGGTGACTTCGAACATAGGTGCGCCCTCCCTCGCAGGATCAAAGCCTAACAGCACTCTTTCGGACTTTCACCAGCCCCCCCGTGATTCCCGGGGGGGTGTAAGGTTTGAAAGGAATTGCGTGTTATTCCTTCTCGGTGGGTTGTAAAAATGAAGAAGCCCGGCCCGCGTGAGCGGAGCCGGGCTTCCGTGCTCTGTGTTGGACCCAGAGCGGGTTGGGACTAACCCACTGCGCGGACGTTCTGCGCCTGCAGGCCCTTGGGGCCGCGCGTCACCTCGAACTCCACCTTCTGGCCTTCCTGAAGGGTGCGGAAGCCGTCCATGTTGATGGCGCTGTGGTGGCAGAACACGTCCTCACCACCGCCGTCCTGCGTGATGAAGCCAAAGCCCTTCGCATCGTTGAACCACTTCACCGTACCAGTAGCCATGAATCGTCTTCTCTTTGTTGGGTGGGGCGCGGCACCCACCGCCCGAAGCGGTCGGTCCTCTCGAAATGTGAGGGCCTGAGTGCGAACAGCAGTCTGCCCGGCGGGGCGGGGTGGGTGGAAGCCCCCTTGCCCAGCAGCCAACAGTTCGCGGGGTGGTTACCCTGCCCACCCATTGTTGGCACAGGCAGGCGGGCGTGGGGCGGGGGCGGCTCCGGCGCCCCGGTCCGGGGGCGTGGCTACCGTTCCGGGGAAGGCCACGACGGCCGGGAGAGGAGTCACGTCATGTACGAGGTCCGAGGCCCCGAGCCCCTGCTGCCCCCCGTTCCTCCGCGCGCGGAGGGCGCCGTGCGCCGCGAGTGGCGCCGGATGAGGGACCACAGCGCGGCGGCGGGCATCCTGTCGCGTCCGCTGCTGGGCCGGCTGCCGTTGCGCCGTTGGGTGTCGCAGGACCTGCACTCGGTGCTGGACTACGTGGGCGGCGCGGCGCTGGTGGCGGTGGGGAGCGCGTCCGGCGACAGCAGGGCGAAGGCGGCCGGCTGGGCGCTGGGCGGGGCCGCGGTGGGCGTGTCGCTGTTCACGGACTACCGGCTGAGCCTCACGAAGCTCATCCCCATCGAAGCGCACGAGCTGGCGGACTACGCCTACGGCCTGGGCGCGGTGCTGGCGCCCTTCGTCTTGGGATACGCGAAGCGCTCACCGGTGGCGGCGGCGCTGCACGTGCTGCTGGGCGTGAAGGTGCTGGCCGCGTCGCTCGTCACGGACTACCGCTGCCAGACGGGCATGCACCTGGGCGGGGAGCTGGCCACGGACCCCGAGGGCATCGGGGCCTGAAGTCGCGGGTGGGGTAGGCGCGCTGGGCAGAAGCAAGTGGCAGGGGGGCGCTTGCGTGACCGCGGGTTCGGCGTCTCCGTGCGCAGGACGCGCCACTCGCCAGCTTGGGGCTTGGGTGTCCTCTCCAGCTCGATATCGCGGGGGGAAATCGTGAGTCCCCAGGAAGCATCATCGACTGTCCCCCTGACAGGAGGACGACCGATGGACCGCGCTTCAGGGGCTGACCAAGCCGAGCGTCAAAATCGTTTTGCGTACGAACGCTACGAAATGAGTGCTTCCTGGAGCCCCCTAATCATTTTGGTGGACGGAATCCCCACGGTAACGATTTCTGGAGCCCCCTAATCGTTTTGGTGGACGGAATCCCCACGGTAACGATTTCTGGAGCCCCCTAATCGTTTTGGTGGACGGAATCCCCACGGTAACGATTTCTGGAGCCCCCTAACCGTTTTGATTACGTTCTCCTCCTGAGTAACGGTTTCTGGAGCCGCCTAACCGTTTTGTGCACGAATCCCCTGGAACGAACGATTTCTTGAGTCGATCTCCCGTCATGGCAGGTCTGTTTCTTCCCCGGATGCCGTGCCGTGTAGTCGAGATGGCGTGACCCAATGCCCGCGCATCCGCCATCAGAGCGCTCCCGAGCGATTCGTGCACGCCTGGGCGTTGACCTTCCTCCCAAGTCGGAGCCCATCGGTTATGCCCAGGTCATCCTGGAGCATGAGCTCGTCGTGCTACCGCATCACCAGGTGTCCTTCGTCGCACCTGGGGGGGGGAAGCGTGAGCGCGTCGAAAGAGGGCGGAGCATCGTCGTCTATCCCCCGGCCTACGCTCCAGAGCCAGGGCTCTTCCATCAGCTGGAGTTCGCGCTCAAGTACGAGGGGGTGTCGCTCGAAATCCTCTCTGCCCTGTTCGAGAAGGTCACAAGGGGAGTACTGGAGCCACTCCTCAGGGAGTACATCCAGCAACGGCCTACCGGGCAGTACTCGCGGCGGCTCTGGTTCCTCTATGAGTTCCTCACCGGAAACATGCTGGACCTGCCGGACGCGACCATCGGCAATTACGTCCCGTTGCTAGACCCCCAGGAGTACTTCACCGCCACGGATGAACGGAGCCGGCGCCATCGCGTCATCAATAATCTATTGGGCACCGTGGAATGCTGCCCCATGGTGCGGCGCACCGAAAAGCTTGAGCGCTTCGCCAGCCTGAAACTGGCGAATCAGGCTTCCCGGCTCATGGAGGAGTACGATGAGGACGCGCTCCGTCGGGCCGTCAATTACCTCTATGCCAAGGAGACCCGCTCCTCCTTCGCAATCGAGCGGGAAAAGCCAAGTCAGGACCGCACCGAGCGCTACGTGGCCCTCCTGCGGCGCGTTCCCCAGTGGGACACGCTGGATGAGGCGGCGCTGACGGACATCCAGAACCAGACCGTGGATCCGCGCTTCGCGGAGACGGGTTACCGGCAGGGGCAGAATTACATCGGTGAGACAGTGAGCTTCACCGAGCAGAAGGTCCACTACCTGCCGCCCCGTCCCGAGGACGTCCCGTCCCTCATGAAGGGGCTGCTCGCCAGTGTCGAGCGGATGGCGAAGGCCCACGTGGACCCCATCGTTCAAGCGGCGGCGGTGTCCTTCATCTTCGTTCTCATCCACCCGTTCCTGGATGGGAACGGGCGTCTGCACCGCCTGCTCATCCACTACATCCTGTCGCGCTCAGGCTTCACGCCCCCGGGGCTCATCTTCCCTATCTCCGCGGTGATGCTGCAGAAGCGCTCCGAGTACGACGCCTGCCTTGAGTCCTTCTCTGTCCCGCTCATGCAGCAAGTCGACTACACGCATGACGAGGAGTGGCAGGTCACGGTGAAGGGGAAGACCCGCAACCTGTACCGTGCAATCGATTGCACGCGGATGGCGGAGGACCTCTACGCGTGGACCGAGGAGACCATCCGCACGGAGTTCCGCAAGGAGCTGGAGTTCATCGTTCGCTACCGTCAGGCCCGTGAGCAGATGGAGCAGGTGGTGGACATGCCGGACCGGCAACTGAACCTGTTCATCCAGGTGGTCCTTCACAACAAAGGCAAGCTCTCCTCCACCAAGCGCGCCTCACACTTCGAACTCCTCACCGACGCGGAGGTCCAGGCGCTGGAGACCATCCTCCAGGAGCAGTTCTTCAAGGGTTCAGCTTGAGCAGAAAGCCGTCCTGCAGCGGCCGTGACGGTTCGTCCTCCGGGACGGACCGGTTGAAGCCGCCGGCGAGCAGCACGCCTCCAGTGGCGTCCACGCTCACGGCCCGGGCCTGGGCCACGGTGCCGGGGCTCGCGAAGCCGCGCACCCAGAGCGACGTGCCCTCTTCCGGCAACAGCTTCGCCACATACAGGCCCGGCGGCAGGTTGCCTCCGCCCAGGGCGAGGCCGCCGTCATGGCCGCCCGCCACCGTCAATTGCCCCGCGTCGTCGGTGGCCACCATGGGCGCGCCAGTGGGGAAGGTGCGCGCCCACTGCTGGCCGCCCTGCGCGTCGTAGGCCAGCAGGAAGCCGTCGCGCGAGTCCGCGCGGTGGAAGGTCTTCTGGAAGTACAGCCGGCCGCTGAAGCCTCCGCCCACGAAGACGCGGTCCGCCCCCACCGCCACGGACACCGCCGTGCCATCCGTGCCGCGCACGTCATGGCTCCAGACGTGGTCTCCGTCCCGGGTGAGCTTCACCACGAAGGGCGTGTGCTGGCGCACGGTGACGAAGGTCGCGTCGCCAAACGACACCGCACCGGCATAGCCGCCCACCACGTGCACGTCGCCAAAGACATCCACCGCCACCGCCCGCGCGGAGACCTCGCCCTCGCTGGAAGGCATCCACACGCGGCTCCAGTGCTGCTCACCCCGGGGGCCCACGCGCAGCGCGAAGCCCGCGTGTCTGCCCTGGGGCGTGCGCTTCAATCCCTCTCCCAGGTCGCGCGCGCCGGCGAAGTCCCCCACCAGCACCGCGCCGCCATGGTGGTCGGGCGTGACGCCGTTCACCGCCACCGGCCCCTCACCCGGCAGCGAGCGCACCCAGTCCAGCGCGCCGCCGCCATCCAGCCGGGCCAGGAACGGCCCCTCCGGCAGCGTGGCGCCGTCGCGGGTGAAGCCCGCGGACATGCCCGTGAGGAAGATGTTGTCGTGGGCGTCCACCGCCAGGCCGCCCACCCGGGCCCGCGCGGCATGCCCGGGCGTCCAGCCCCGGGCCCACTTCAGCGCGCCTTCCGACGAATACCGCGCCACCAGCAGGTGTGGCGCCACGACGTTGCGATTGAAGGGCAGGGGACCCGCCCCCAGGTCGATGGGCTCTTGATAGGTCGCCGCCACGAGGACGTCCCCGTTGGAGGTCACCACCGCGTGCGGAGCCTGAGGGTCCCCAACCCTCAGGGTCCGCGACCACACGTGGGCCTCCACGCCCTCTGACGCGACCTGTCCACCCACCTCACCGAGCACCGGGATGCGCGGTGCCGTGGCTCGGGCTTCCTCGCACCCCACGAGAAAGAGCCCCCCCACGAACACCGCCATCCGAATCCACGCCACCGCCGCCCCCCGTCCCGGAACCCGCCCCACCCAACCCCGACTCCCCCGCCCTTCAACCGCGCCCCATCCCTACTGCAAGGGTGCGGCCAACGTGTCCCTGTGAAGGTGTCCCCTCGGAGGACGCCCCGGGGAGCCGGATGCAGGGGCAGGGGCCCTGTCCGTCAGCCGGTAATTCCTGCCGACCGCGGGGAGGGGGGACGGTAAAGAAAGACGCCCGCGCGGGTCTCCCCGGCGGGCGTCGATGGATGTGTTGTGTTTTGGACCGGGCGAAGGACTACAGCACCTTCACCGGCACTTCCTTGAGCACCTGGTCGCCGCGCATGACGGTCACGGTCCACGCGCCGGCCTTGGGCAGCCGCACGCCGGTCCACTGACGCGCGCGCCAGCCCTCGCCCTTCACCTTCACGTCCTTCGTCTCGCGCACGGTGGTGCCCTGCTTCACCTGCACCGTGAGGTCCTCGATGGAGTCGCCCTGGGGCACCAGGTAGCTCTGCCACAGCATCACGTTGGTGCCCGCCTTGACGCCCTCGGGGCCCACCTCGGCGGTGCACTCGTACTTGTTGGGGCCGTCCTTGGCCACCTCCGTGCAGAGCTTGGCCTCCACCAGCACGGGGCCCTGGCCCTGGCCCTTGTAGAAGTAGTTCCAGGTGTCACGCACCGCGTCCGCGCTGGGGGCCTTCACCGACTCCGCCGCCGGCGCCGCCGCCTCCTGCGCTCCCGCCACAGACGCCACACCCAGCACCGCGCACAGCACGCTTCCGTTGAACAGGCTCTTCATGACTTGGGGTCCCCTCATTGATGTTGAAGGCGGCCGGCCCACGTCCGGCCCCTCGGTGTGCCTGTCTACCATGAAACATCCCGCGCCATTCCCCGAGTCCCGGATTCCAGGGTTTCGTCCCGGGGACGCCGCGCCGCGCTACCCGAACAGGAAGAAGCCGAGCGTCACCAGCGGCAGGTACGCGAGGAAGGCCACCAGGAGGAAGCCGAGGATGTCCTTGAACTCCAGCCGGGCCACGGCCAGGAGCGGCAGCGCCCAGAAGGGCTGGATGAGGTCGGTGGCCATGTCGCCCCACGCGTACGCCAGCACCACCTTCTCCGGCGCCACGCCCAGCCGGCCCGCCGCGTCCAGCAGGTAGGGCGCTTCAATGGCCCACTTGGAACCTCCAGAAGGCACGAAGTAGTTCACCACGCCGCTGTAGAGATACACGATGGCGGGGAAGGTCTTCTGCGTGGACAGCGACACGAAGAGCTCCCCGATGCGGTCCGTGAGCCCCGTGGCCTTGAAGATGCCGTAGATGCCCGCGTACAGCGGGAACTGCAGCACAATGCCGTGCAGCACGCTCGCGGCCTCCTCGCTCGCCTTGAGCAGCCGCGCGGGCGTGCCGTGCAGCAGCACCGCCAGCGTGAGGAAGGTGAAGTTCACCACGTTGAGGTTGAGCGCCTTCCAGCCGCCGTTGAGCCACAGGTGCCGCGCGAACCACACCAGGCCCAGCACGCCGAAGACGGCGTTGAGCAGCCACGCGTGGTCCAGCCACTCCGCGGGGCTCAGCTTCCCCTGAGGCTTTCGCGGCGGGACGAAGTCGCCCAGCTTCTCCAGCACCGCGGGCTCCACGCGCACGGTGCGCTCCGGCGAGGGGTGCAGCGCCCACGCGAGCGCCGTGAGCAGCGCCACCGCGGCCAGGGTGAGGCCCACGTTGAAGGGGGAGAAGAGCGTCCGGTCGATGGGGATGACCCCCAGCTGCTTCTCCAGGAAGTGCCCCGGCGTCGCCACCAGCAGCGGCGCGGAGGCGGACAGGCCCGCGTGCCACGTGGCGCCCAGGCCGAAGTAGGCGCACGCCACCAGCAGGCGGTAGTCCACATCTGGACGCCTGCGCGCGATGAAGCGCACCAGCATGGCGCTGGCGACGAGCGACAGGCCCCAGTTGAAGTACGCGAGCGCCATGGACACCGCCGCCATCAGCGCGGTGGCGCTCCTCGGGCTCTTCGGCAGGCGGGCCACCCCCTCCAGCAGGGCCTTCACCGGGGCGGTGAGCGCGAGCAGATAGCCAGTGAACATCACCAGGGCCATCTGCATGGAGAAGGTGAGCAGCTCCCAGAAGCCTCCGCCCCACGCGTCCAGCACCGCCGGCGGCGTGGCGCCCACCCAGCCCAGGGCCAGCGCCATGGTGAGCAGGGTGAGCAGCACCGCGATGGCGAAGGCGCTGGGGACGAAGCGCGCGGAGAAGCGCCCCAGGCCTTCGGCGAACCGGACGAGGGTTTCCACGGTGTGAGGGCTCCAGGCGTGCAGGGGGGCCCCGGCGTGAAACTCCCAGGGCGACACCCCGGGTTTTACGGTATGAGCGGTCGCCATGTCCCCTAGCGAGCAGCACCCGCCCGCCTTCGAACGCATCGCGACAGGCGTTCCCGGACTGGATCCCATCCTGGGCGGTGGCCTGGTGGCTTCAGGTGTCTACATCGTGGTGGGGGAGCCCGGCGCGGGGAAGACCATCCTCGCCAACCAGCTGTGCTACTCGCAGGCGCGGCAGGGTACGCGCTGTCTGTATGTGACGCTGCTGGCCGAGTCGCACTCGCGCATGCTGGCGAACCTGCGCAGCATGGCGTTCTTCGACGCCTCCCAACTGCCCCAGCGCATCTACTACGTCAGCGGCTTCCGCATGCTGGAGGAGCAGGGGCTGCCGGGCCTGCTGGAGCTCCTGCGCCGGGAGATGCGCAACCACGGCGCGGGCATCCTGGTGCTGGACGGCCTGGTGCAGGCGCAGGAGGCCGCGGGCAGCAGCCGCGACTTCAAGAAGTTCATCCACGAGCTCCAGGTGTCCGCCGGCCTGTCGCGCTTCACCGCGCTCCTGCTCACCAGCAGCGTGGGCCCCACCGTGCACCCGGAATACACCATGGTGGACGGCATCCTGGAGCTGCGCGAGCGCACCGCGGCCATGCGCTCCTGGCGCGAAATCCAGGTGCGCAAGTTCCGCGGCAGCGCCAGCCTCAACGGCGCGCACCACTTCCGCATCTCCGAGGCGGGCCTGGAGGTCTTCCCCCGCCTGGAGACGATGGTCAGCCGCGCGCAGCCGCCGGACTGGGGCACGCAGCGCGTGAGGTTCGGCGTGCCCACGCTGGACGCCATGATTCCAGAGGGCTTCGCCGCGGCGTCCACCACGCTGGTGATGGGGCCTCCGGGCTGCGGAAAGACCATCCTCGGCGTCAGCCACCTGGCGGAAGGGCTGCGGCTGGGCGAGCCCTGCCTGATGGTGAGCTTCTACGAGGGGCCGGACCGTCTGATGCACAAGGCGGCCAACGTGGGGCTGTCCCTGGGCAGCGCGGTGAAGGACGGCCGGCTGGTGCTCCAGTGGAACATGCCCGCCGAGTGCAACCTGGACCTGGTGGCGCACTCGCTGATGGAGGACGTGCGCAGACGCGGCGTGAAGCGCCTGTTCGTGGACGGCCTGAGCGCCATGGTGGAGACCACCCACGAGCCGGCGCGCATCAGCCCCTTCTTCGCCGCGCTCACGCAGGAATTGCGACGCCACGGGGTGACGACCGTCTTCACGCTGGAGACGCCGCGCCTCTTCGGCCCGGACATGGATGTCCCCCTGGGCACCGGCCTGTCCGGCGTGGCGGAGAACCTGCTGTTCATGCGCCACCTGGAGCTCAATGGCCGCCTGCGGCGGCTGCTCTCCATCTTCAAGCTGCGGGACGCGGACTACGACCCGACCCTGCGCGAGTTCCTCATCACCAGCCAGGGAATCGAGATCCAGCCGCCCTTCCAGCCGTCGCCCGAGTTGCTGCTCACCGGCATCGCCCGCTTCCCGGGCAACCACTCCTGACCTCGAGAGGCTCCGTGGTTCCCGCGACCGAGACAGTGCTGGTGGTGGACGACGAACAGGGCATCCTGGAGGCGCTCGCGGACCTTCTGCGAGAGGAGGGCTACCGCGTGCTCACGGCGTCCCATGGCCGCGAGGCCCTGGAGCGCATGGCGGAGGTGAAGCCGGACCTGGTGCTCACGGACTGGATGATGCCCGTGCTGGATGGGCCCGCGCTCATCGCGCGCATCGAGCAGGACCCGGCGCTGCGCCACATCCCCGTGCTGGGCATGAGCGCCGTGGACGTCAACGGCCTCAAGCGCCTGCACCCGGGCATGGAGTTCCTCCAGAAGCCGTTCGACATCCGGGCCCTGATGAAGCAGGTGCGCCGGGCCCTGGACGCGAACCCCCGCGTCCGGGGAGGGTGAGGCGCACCGCCCGCGTGCCCGGAGGGTCCGCCATGTTCCACCTGCTCAAGCTGGGTCCCGTGCCTCTCTCCGTGGGCACCACCGGTGTCTACCTGCGCATCGGCGAGTCCGGCGACCCGTCCGCCCCCGTCTTCGAACAGACGGACCTCGCCGGCGTGCGCGCCCTCATCGCCGGCCTGGAGCCGTCCCAGGTGTCCTGCGAGCCCGCCCTGGCGGACGCCGCTGGCGAGCTGGGCCTGGCCGTGGCGCCCCCGTCCCTGGCGGCGCTCTCCGCCCGGGCGGCCATCGCCACCTTCCTCGCGTGGGGCCAATTGGGCGTGTCCGGGCTGGGCAGCGACAAGGCCCTGCTCTTCGTCCAGGCCGCCACCGAGTTCTGGGACGCGAAGCCCTGGGCGCACTGGGACGACAGCCAGGCCTTCACCGTGGACGTGACGGGCGCGCACGAGCACACCTACGAAGGCTGCGTCTTCCATGGCGAGGACGAGGGCCCCTCGGGCCTGGCCCTCTATCTGTCCCCCGGTTCGCTGGGCCGGCTCCTGGAGCTCCAGGTGCACGGCGCGGACAAGGAGGCGCAGGCCCTGCCCGCCATCACCGTGTCGCTGGAGGCCCGCCCCACCTACGCCGTGGACGCGCTGTCCGCCGCCGGCCGCGCGCCCCGGCTGCCCCTGCCCGTGAAGGCCGGCCCCGAGGGGCTGTCCGTTCCTTCCAGCCTGGAGTCCCTCATCCTGGTGGCCGCCCTGCGCGCCGTGGCCCGCCTGTCGCCGTCCCAGCCAGAGGCCCTGAGCAGCATGGTGGCCGGCGACGCCCGCATGGACGTCCGTGTGCGGGCCCCGGCCCCCAGGGTGCGTAACTAGGCGGAATCAGGGGCCCCCTGGCGTGACGCACCCTGACCAGCCAGGCGGCCGGGCTCGTGTGGGACTGTGAACAACCGCCTGTACCGAAAAGGTTGATTCACAAAGTATCTGGGTCCATAGGTGGAGACGTGACTGACGCCGGCCTCGCACCACGGGTCCAGCGCTTCCTCACGACGCACATCGATTCCATCGAGAAGCTGGAGGTGCTCCTCCTGCTTCGCGCCCGGACGGAGCGGGCGTGGACGGCGCCGGCGGTGGCCCTGGAACTGCGCATCACCGAAGCCTCCGCGGCCCGCCGTATGGCGGAGCTGAAGACGGGAGGGCTCCTTCTCCAGGATGGGGTGGAGCAGGACGCCTACCGCTTCAGCCCTGGCCGCTCGGAGGACGTGCAGGCCACGGCGGAGCTGGCGGCGGCGTACTCGGCGCGGCGGGTGAGCGTGATTTCGTTCATCTTCTCACGTCCCATGGACCGGGTGAGGGGCTTCGCGGACGCGTTCGTGCTCAAGCAGGACAGGGACAAGGACGGCGACGG
The sequence above is drawn from the Corallococcus sp. NCRR genome and encodes:
- a CDS encoding cold-shock protein produces the protein MATGTVKWFNDAKGFGFITQDGGGEDVFCHHSAINMDGFRTLQEGQKVEFEVTRGPKGLQAQNVRAVG
- a CDS encoding Fic family protein, which produces MPAHPPSERSRAIRARLGVDLPPKSEPIGYAQVILEHELVVLPHHQVSFVAPGGGKRERVERGRSIVVYPPAYAPEPGLFHQLEFALKYEGVSLEILSALFEKVTRGVLEPLLREYIQQRPTGQYSRRLWFLYEFLTGNMLDLPDATIGNYVPLLDPQEYFTATDERSRRHRVINNLLGTVECCPMVRRTEKLERFASLKLANQASRLMEEYDEDALRRAVNYLYAKETRSSFAIEREKPSQDRTERYVALLRRVPQWDTLDEAALTDIQNQTVDPRFAETGYRQGQNYIGETVSFTEQKVHYLPPRPEDVPSLMKGLLASVERMAKAHVDPIVQAAAVSFIFVLIHPFLDGNGRLHRLLIHYILSRSGFTPPGLIFPISAVMLQKRSEYDACLESFSVPLMQQVDYTHDEEWQVTVKGKTRNLYRAIDCTRMAEDLYAWTEETIRTEFRKELEFIVRYRQAREQMEQVVDMPDRQLNLFIQVVLHNKGKLSSTKRASHFELLTDAEVQALETILQEQFFKGSA
- a CDS encoding short-chain fatty acid transporter; amino-acid sequence: METLVRFAEGLGRFSARFVPSAFAIAVLLTLLTMALALGWVGATPPAVLDAWGGGFWELLTFSMQMALVMFTGYLLALTAPVKALLEGVARLPKSPRSATALMAAVSMALAYFNWGLSLVASAMLVRFIARRRPDVDYRLLVACAYFGLGATWHAGLSASAPLLVATPGHFLEKQLGVIPIDRTLFSPFNVGLTLAAVALLTALAWALHPSPERTVRVEPAVLEKLGDFVPPRKPQGKLSPAEWLDHAWLLNAVFGVLGLVWFARHLWLNGGWKALNLNVVNFTFLTLAVLLHGTPARLLKASEEAASVLHGIVLQFPLYAGIYGIFKATGLTDRIGELFVSLSTQKTFPAIVYLYSGVVNYFVPSGGSKWAIEAPYLLDAAGRLGVAPEKVVLAYAWGDMATDLIQPFWALPLLAVARLEFKDILGFLLVAFLAYLPLVTLGFFLFG
- a CDS encoding ATPase domain-containing protein, giving the protein MSPSEQHPPAFERIATGVPGLDPILGGGLVASGVYIVVGEPGAGKTILANQLCYSQARQGTRCLYVTLLAESHSRMLANLRSMAFFDASQLPQRIYYVSGFRMLEEQGLPGLLELLRREMRNHGAGILVLDGLVQAQEAAGSSRDFKKFIHELQVSAGLSRFTALLLTSSVGPTVHPEYTMVDGILELRERTAAMRSWREIQVRKFRGSASLNGAHHFRISEAGLEVFPRLETMVSRAQPPDWGTQRVRFGVPTLDAMIPEGFAAASTTLVMGPPGCGKTILGVSHLAEGLRLGEPCLMVSFYEGPDRLMHKAANVGLSLGSAVKDGRLVLQWNMPAECNLDLVAHSLMEDVRRRGVKRLFVDGLSAMVETTHEPARISPFFAALTQELRRHGVTTVFTLETPRLFGPDMDVPLGTGLSGVAENLLFMRHLELNGRLRRLLSIFKLRDADYDPTLREFLITSQGIEIQPPFQPSPELLLTGIARFPGNHS
- a CDS encoding response regulator, which translates into the protein MVPATETVLVVDDEQGILEALADLLREEGYRVLTASHGREALERMAEVKPDLVLTDWMMPVLDGPALIARIEQDPALRHIPVLGMSAVDVNGLKRLHPGMEFLQKPFDIRALMKQVRRALDANPRVRGG